The Parus major isolate Abel chromosome 4, Parus_major1.1, whole genome shotgun sequence genome has a window encoding:
- the LRAT gene encoding lecithin retinol acyltransferase, producing MKNPVPQAASLLLEKLMLLVHIRSLPAGSGGETPPPAPGYYDTSCFKRGDLLEVPRTLFIHFGIYLGENRVAHLMPDILPSITSDRRQIQQVVTNKRLILGVIARTASVRVDTVEDFAYGGSILVNHMDRLFEDQVLGSEEAARRAEKLVGATAYSLLWNNCEHFVTYCRYGASVSFQTDKFCETVKMIIRDQRSVLASVLVGLASIVCLGVAPSTTLPTIFIPFFLWMAG from the exons ATGAAGAACCCGGTGCCACAGGCGGCCtcgctgctgctggagaagctgatGCTCCTCGTCCACATCCGGTCATTGCCCGCGGGCTCCGGCGGGGAAACGCCACCGCCTGCACCCGGCTACTACGACACCAGCTGCTTCAAGAGAGGAGACCTGCTGGAGGTGCCCCGCACCCTCTTCATCCACTTCGGCATTTACCTGGGCGAGAACCGCGTCGCCCACTTGATGCCCGACATCCTGCCCTCCATCACCAGCGACCGTCGGCAGATCCAGCAGGTGGTGACCAACAAGCGGCTCATCCTGGGCGTAATCGCCAGGACGGCCAGCGTCCGGGTGGACACGGTGGAGGACTTCGCCTACGGCGGCAGCATCCTGGTCAACCACATGGACCGGCTCTTCGAGGACCAGGTGCTGGGCAGCGAGGAGGCGGCCCGCCGGGCGGAGAAGCTGGTGGGCGCCACGGCCTACAGCCTGCTCTGGAACAACTGCGAGCACTTCGTTACCTACTGCCGATACGGAGCCTCCGTCAGCTTCCAGACCGACAAG ttctgtgaGACTGTGAAGATGATTATTCGGGACCAGAGGAGTGTGCTCGCGTCGGTGCTTGTGGGACTAGCGTCAATTGTCTGCCTAGGTGTGGCACCCTCCACCACGCTCCCCACCATCTTCATTCCATTCTTCCTGTGGATGGCTGGCTAA